A single region of the Nocardioides aurantiacus genome encodes:
- a CDS encoding RNA polymerase sigma factor — protein sequence MNALESWFVSPTSASSTAKKTAAKKAPAKRAAAKAPAKTAEQIQAEAAAVGPDGKRLLADVPDEQFEKDVKNDPSIKEDEKDATFIVSSADETDEPEQQVMVAGATADPVKDYLKQIGKVPLLNAEMEVELAKRIEAGLFSEEKLAKGGKITPKVHEELEWICQDGRRAKNHLLEANLRLVVSLAKRYTGRGMLFLDLIQEGNLGLIRAVEKFDYTKGYKFSTYATWWIRQAITRAMADQARTIRIPVHMVEVINKLARVQRQMLQDLGREPTPEELAKELDMTPEKVIEVQKYGREPISLHTPLGEDGDSEFGDLIEDSEAIVPADAVSFTLLQEQLHAVLDTLSEREAGVVSMRFGLTDGQPKTLDEIGKVYGVTRERIRQIESKTMSKLRHPSRSQVLRDYLD from the coding sequence CTGAACGCTTTGGAGAGTTGGTTCGTGTCCCCTACCTCAGCAAGTTCGACCGCCAAGAAGACGGCGGCGAAGAAGGCCCCCGCCAAGCGGGCTGCCGCCAAGGCTCCGGCCAAGACAGCTGAGCAGATCCAGGCCGAGGCCGCCGCCGTGGGACCCGACGGCAAGCGCCTCCTCGCCGACGTCCCCGACGAGCAGTTCGAGAAGGACGTGAAGAACGACCCCTCGATCAAGGAGGACGAGAAGGACGCCACCTTCATCGTCTCCTCGGCCGACGAGACCGACGAGCCCGAGCAGCAGGTGATGGTGGCCGGTGCCACCGCCGACCCGGTCAAGGACTACCTCAAGCAGATCGGCAAGGTCCCCCTCCTCAACGCCGAGATGGAGGTCGAGCTGGCCAAGCGCATCGAGGCCGGCCTGTTCTCGGAGGAGAAGCTCGCCAAGGGCGGCAAGATCACGCCCAAGGTCCACGAGGAGCTGGAGTGGATCTGCCAGGACGGCCGTCGGGCCAAGAACCACCTGCTCGAGGCCAACCTGCGCCTGGTGGTCTCGCTGGCCAAGCGCTACACCGGTCGCGGCATGCTCTTCCTGGACCTGATCCAGGAGGGCAACCTCGGTCTGATCCGCGCGGTCGAGAAGTTCGACTACACCAAGGGCTACAAGTTCTCGACGTACGCCACCTGGTGGATCCGGCAGGCCATCACCCGCGCCATGGCCGACCAGGCCCGCACCATCCGGATCCCGGTGCACATGGTCGAGGTCATCAACAAGCTCGCCCGCGTCCAGCGGCAGATGCTCCAGGACCTGGGCCGCGAGCCCACGCCCGAGGAGCTCGCCAAGGAGCTCGACATGACCCCCGAGAAGGTCATCGAGGTGCAGAAGTACGGCCGTGAGCCGATCTCGCTGCACACGCCCCTGGGTGAGGACGGCGACTCGGAGTTCGGTGACCTCATCGAGGACTCCGAGGCCATCGTGCCGGCCGACGCGGTGTCGTTCACGCTGCTCCAGGAGCAGCTGCACGCGGTGCTCGACACCCTCTCCGAGCGCGAGGCCGGCGTGGTCTCGATGCGCTTCGGTCTCACCGACGGCCAGCCCAAGACGCTCGACGAGATCGGCAAGGTCTACGGCGTGACGCGTGAGCGCATCCGTCAGATCGAGTCCAAGACGATGTCCAAGCTGCGCCACCCGAGCCGCTCGCAGGTGCTGCGCGACTACCTGGACTGA
- a CDS encoding DNA polymerase IV, giving the protein MRAEPTILHLDLDAFYAAVEQRDKPSLRGKPVVVGGTGGRGVVATASYEARAFGVGSAMSTAEARRRCPNAAFLGGRFDAYREASAAVMRALREVSPVVEPLSLDEAYVDLEAADLPDRSVASVSALARTLRARVAEVTGGLTASVGIGTSKLVAKIASDLDKPDGLVVVPPGLERDVLRPMQVVVIPGVGPATAERLRRAGVHTVEDLEQLSEEELVSLLGRAHGSGLHAMARAEDPRPVEHTREAKSVSVEDTYDTDHVDPRLISALLDRQSAKVTERLRKARLSGRTVSIKVRLHDFSTVSRSATLAGPSDDGRVIARVARQLLRELDTSAGVRLLGVGVSGLADWIQEDLFADEEQPPVVVDPDTQAALDAASRGRGWWPGMDVEHDEHGRGWVWGAGRGVVTVRFETATTGPGRVLSLKADDPALRAHVRPPPEDPPEDPPEDPVDAAADVTDG; this is encoded by the coding sequence GTGCGTGCCGAGCCGACGATCCTGCACCTGGATCTGGACGCGTTCTACGCGGCGGTGGAGCAGCGCGACAAGCCCTCGCTGCGGGGGAAGCCGGTCGTCGTGGGGGGCACGGGAGGGCGCGGCGTCGTCGCCACGGCGTCCTACGAGGCGCGTGCCTTCGGGGTCGGCTCGGCCATGTCGACCGCCGAGGCGCGCCGCCGGTGCCCCAACGCGGCGTTCCTCGGGGGTCGGTTCGACGCCTACCGCGAGGCGAGCGCGGCGGTGATGCGTGCGCTCCGCGAGGTCAGCCCGGTGGTCGAGCCGCTGTCGCTCGACGAGGCCTACGTCGACCTCGAGGCCGCCGACCTGCCCGACCGTTCCGTGGCGTCGGTCAGCGCCCTGGCGCGGACCCTGCGGGCGCGGGTCGCGGAGGTCACCGGCGGGCTGACCGCCTCGGTCGGCATCGGCACCTCCAAGCTCGTCGCCAAGATCGCCTCCGACCTCGACAAGCCCGACGGGCTCGTGGTCGTGCCACCTGGCCTGGAGCGCGACGTGCTCCGGCCGATGCAGGTGGTGGTCATCCCCGGCGTGGGACCGGCCACCGCCGAGCGGCTGCGCCGGGCGGGGGTCCACACCGTCGAGGACCTGGAGCAGCTCTCCGAGGAGGAGCTGGTGAGCCTGCTCGGCCGGGCCCACGGGTCCGGGCTCCACGCCATGGCACGGGCCGAGGACCCGCGTCCGGTCGAGCACACCCGGGAGGCCAAGTCGGTCAGCGTCGAGGACACCTACGACACCGACCACGTCGACCCGCGGCTGATCTCCGCGCTGCTCGACCGGCAGTCGGCCAAGGTCACCGAGCGGCTCCGCAAGGCGCGGCTGTCGGGGCGGACGGTGTCGATCAAGGTGCGGCTGCACGACTTCTCGACGGTCAGCCGCTCGGCCACGCTCGCCGGGCCGAGCGACGACGGCCGCGTCATCGCCCGGGTGGCGCGCCAGCTGCTGCGCGAGCTCGACACCTCGGCCGGCGTACGCCTGCTCGGGGTGGGGGTCTCCGGGCTCGCCGACTGGATCCAGGAGGACCTGTTCGCCGACGAGGAGCAGCCCCCGGTCGTGGTCGACCCGGACACCCAGGCGGCCCTCGACGCCGCGTCGCGAGGACGCGGCTGGTGGCCCGGCATGGACGTCGAGCACGACGAGCACGGCCGCGGCTGGGTCTGGGGCGCCGGCCGCGGGGTGGTCACGGTCCGCTTCGAGACGGCGACCACCGGGCCGGGACGGGTGCTGAGCCTCAAGGCCGACGACCCGGCGCTCCGGGCCCACGTGCGCCCGCCGCCCGAGGATCCGCCCGAGGACCCGCCCGAGGACCCGGTGGACGCCGCGGCCGACGTCACGGACGGGTGA
- a CDS encoding glutamine synthetase family protein, protein MTRNDRHLSTEDLVTRIDAGTIDTVVVAFTDMQGRLQGKRLHAAYFRDQVLGHGTEGCNYLLGVDVDMNTVDGYAITSWERGYGDMEFVIDYDTIRLLPHLPATALIQCDLAWPDGSPVVQSPRSILQKQIDKAAASGWGAVAGTELEFIAFEDTYEAASRAGYTGLTPVNQYNVDYSILGTTRVEPLLRDIRNTMYAAGLDVESAKGECNLGQHEIGFLYAEVMETADNHAVYKTVAKEIASQHGQSLTFMAKYDEREGNSCHIHLSLRGLDGEIVFWDDEAGGRTPLYDSFVAGILDGLADFTLLYAPNVNSYKRFADGSFAPTAIAWGEDNRTCAVRLVGHGAGARMENRVPGGDVNPYLAIAAMLACGLDGIERGLELEDPTEGNAYTSGKPTVPRTLRAAREAFATSELTRRTLGEDVVEHYTNMADVELAAFESAVTDWERRRSFERM, encoded by the coding sequence ATGACCCGCAACGACCGGCACCTGTCCACCGAGGACCTCGTCACCCGGATCGACGCGGGCACCATCGACACCGTCGTGGTGGCGTTCACCGACATGCAGGGCCGGCTCCAGGGCAAGCGGCTGCACGCGGCGTACTTCCGCGACCAGGTGCTCGGGCACGGCACCGAGGGCTGCAACTACCTGCTCGGCGTGGACGTCGACATGAACACCGTCGACGGCTACGCCATCACCTCCTGGGAGCGGGGGTACGGCGACATGGAGTTCGTCATCGACTACGACACCATCCGGCTGCTGCCGCACCTGCCCGCGACCGCGCTGATCCAGTGCGACCTCGCCTGGCCCGACGGCTCGCCGGTGGTGCAGAGCCCGCGGTCGATCCTGCAGAAACAGATCGACAAGGCGGCCGCGAGCGGCTGGGGCGCGGTGGCCGGCACGGAGCTGGAGTTCATCGCCTTCGAGGACACCTACGAGGCGGCCAGCCGGGCCGGCTACACCGGGCTGACGCCGGTCAACCAGTACAACGTCGACTACTCCATCCTCGGCACCACCCGCGTCGAGCCGCTGCTGCGCGACATCCGCAACACGATGTACGCCGCCGGCCTGGACGTGGAGAGCGCCAAGGGCGAGTGCAACCTGGGCCAGCACGAGATCGGCTTCCTCTACGCCGAGGTGATGGAGACCGCCGACAACCACGCGGTCTACAAGACGGTGGCCAAGGAGATCGCCTCGCAGCACGGGCAGTCGCTGACCTTCATGGCGAAGTACGACGAGCGCGAGGGCAACTCCTGCCACATCCACCTCTCGCTGCGCGGCCTCGACGGCGAGATCGTCTTCTGGGACGACGAGGCCGGAGGCCGTACGCCGCTCTACGACTCCTTCGTGGCCGGCATCCTCGACGGGCTGGCCGACTTCACGCTGCTCTACGCCCCCAACGTGAACTCCTACAAGCGCTTCGCCGACGGCTCCTTCGCCCCGACCGCGATCGCGTGGGGCGAGGACAACCGCACCTGCGCGGTGCGCCTGGTCGGCCACGGCGCGGGCGCCCGGATGGAGAACCGCGTGCCCGGTGGCGACGTCAACCCCTACCTCGCGATCGCCGCGATGCTGGCCTGCGGCCTCGACGGGATCGAGCGCGGGCTGGAGCTGGAGGACCCGACCGAGGGCAACGCCTACACCTCGGGCAAGCCCACCGTGCCGCGCACGCTGCGGGCCGCGCGTGAGGCGTTCGCCACCTCCGAGCTGACCCGGCGCACGCTCGGCGAGGACGTGGTGGAGCATTACACCAACATGGCCGACGTCGAGCTGGCCGCGTTCGAGTCGGCCGTCACCGACTGGGAGCGCCGCCGCAGCTTCGAGCGCATGTAG
- a CDS encoding DUF4192 domain-containing protein, with product MTTSREPAAAPDHTPYVARSTTDLVVMAPLVLGFHPRDSVVLLTFGAGAGPGFHARVDLPTDLAGQQQVAAVLVPPCVDHDAHHVAVLLHTEDAEAARSQAGLLVEALLAAGVGVLDVVRVEEGRWFPVPEDGDPGTAYDLSTHPFTAHHVFEGRTVRRDRDEVAASLVGSDDTDLAAVTLAATRAADDLLLGTRPVRSVLRPEGRWLQRRLRRSLVDRQSLSAADAGRALALVALADLRDVALAEIERGNARQHVELWRALARRCPETLLPGACGVLAIAAWQAGDGALAWCAVDRAVEVDPDDPMAESVAQLLLGAVSPVTWDPPRGDRLPLFLG from the coding sequence ATGACGACCTCGCGCGAGCCCGCTGCCGCCCCCGACCACACGCCGTACGTCGCCCGCTCGACCACCGACCTGGTCGTGATGGCGCCGCTCGTGCTCGGCTTCCACCCCCGCGACTCGGTGGTGCTGCTCACCTTCGGTGCGGGAGCCGGTCCCGGGTTCCACGCCCGCGTCGACCTGCCCACCGACCTCGCCGGTCAGCAGCAGGTGGCGGCGGTGCTGGTGCCGCCGTGCGTGGACCACGACGCGCACCACGTCGCGGTGCTGCTGCACACCGAGGACGCGGAGGCCGCACGGTCGCAGGCGGGGCTGCTCGTCGAGGCGCTGCTCGCCGCGGGCGTCGGCGTGCTCGACGTCGTCCGGGTCGAGGAGGGGCGGTGGTTCCCAGTGCCCGAGGACGGCGACCCGGGCACGGCGTACGACCTCAGCACGCACCCGTTCACCGCCCACCACGTCTTCGAGGGCCGCACCGTGCGCCGCGACCGCGACGAGGTGGCCGCCTCCCTGGTCGGCTCCGACGACACCGACCTCGCCGCGGTCACGCTCGCCGCGACCCGGGCCGCCGACGACCTGCTGCTGGGCACCCGGCCGGTGCGCTCGGTGCTGCGGCCCGAGGGGCGCTGGCTGCAGCGCCGCCTGCGACGCTCCCTGGTCGACCGGCAGTCGCTGTCGGCGGCCGACGCGGGCCGGGCCCTGGCCCTGGTCGCCCTCGCCGACCTGCGCGACGTCGCCCTCGCCGAGATCGAGCGGGGCAACGCGCGGCAGCACGTCGAGCTGTGGCGGGCGCTGGCGCGCCGCTGTCCCGAGACCCTGCTCCCCGGAGCCTGCGGGGTCCTGGCGATCGCCGCGTGGCAGGCCGGTGACGGGGCGCTCGCCTGGTGCGCGGTGGACCGGGCCGTCGAGGTCGACCCGGACGACCCGATGGCCGAGTCCGTCGCCCAGCTGCTGCTGGGAGCGGTGTCCCCGGTGACCTGGGACCCGCCCCGCGGCGACCGGCTCCCCCTGTTCCTGGGCTGA
- a CDS encoding HhH-GPD-type base excision DNA repair protein, translating to MAIHITGDEHADQVLQDSPFALLTGMLLDQQFPMERAFAGPATVLERFGSLEPAEVAAADPEQFAGLVAEPPAVHRFPGSMAGKIQDVARIVVSEYDGDTARLWDGASDARELLRRVKALPGFGEQKARIFVALLAKQYGVRPEGWEDVAGDYALDGYRSVADVVDADSLARVRAFKKEKKAAAKA from the coding sequence ATGGCCATCCACATCACCGGTGACGAGCACGCCGACCAGGTGCTCCAGGACAGTCCGTTCGCGCTGCTCACCGGCATGCTGCTCGACCAGCAGTTCCCGATGGAGCGGGCCTTCGCCGGCCCGGCCACGGTGCTGGAGCGCTTCGGCTCGCTGGAGCCGGCCGAGGTGGCCGCGGCCGATCCCGAGCAGTTCGCGGGCCTGGTCGCCGAGCCGCCCGCCGTGCACCGCTTCCCGGGGTCGATGGCCGGCAAGATCCAGGACGTCGCCCGCATCGTCGTCTCCGAGTACGACGGCGACACCGCCCGGCTGTGGGACGGGGCCTCCGACGCCCGCGAGCTGCTCCGCCGCGTCAAGGCGCTGCCGGGCTTCGGCGAGCAGAAGGCGCGGATCTTCGTGGCGCTGCTGGCCAAGCAGTACGGCGTCCGGCCCGAGGGGTGGGAGGACGTCGCCGGCGACTACGCGCTCGACGGCTACCGCTCGGTGGCCGACGTCGTCGACGCCGACTCGCTGGCACGGGTGCGGGCGTTCAAGAAGGAGAAGAAGGCCGCCGCGAAGGCGTAG
- a CDS encoding glutamate--cysteine ligase, translating into MGEEVDLQEFTRGDRTRHREKVRRCLDVLARMLRESRFDAEDPMTGMEIEFNLVDDEGRPSLKSAQALEAIADPSFQTELAQFNLEINIPPRPLHARGATQYEHDLRTSLNHAEERASEVDAHMVMIGILPTLEPGHLSPSKISPNPRYKLLSDQILAARGEDLVIDVQGRERLQTTSDSIMPEAACTSTQLHAQVSPDDFAAYWNASQVISGIQLAVGANSPFLLGRQLWHETRIPLFEQATDTRSEELKEQGVRPRVWFGERWITSIFDLFEENVRYFPALLPITEDEDPVEVLESGGTPSLAELKLHNGTIYRWNRPVYDVVDGVPHLRVENRVLAAGPTVVDTMANAALYFGLVRALAEDDRPVWSRMSFSAAEENFHVAAQHGIDARVYWPGVGEVPATELLLRRLLPVARDGLTRWGVDGDEADRLLGIIEQRCVLQRNGASWTIERVAAHEAAGTDRHESLRLTLQEYRERMHANEPVHTWPVPS; encoded by the coding sequence ATGGGAGAAGAGGTCGACCTTCAGGAGTTCACCCGGGGCGACCGGACGCGCCACCGCGAGAAGGTGCGGCGCTGCCTCGACGTGCTGGCGCGGATGCTGCGGGAGTCGCGCTTCGACGCCGAGGACCCGATGACCGGGATGGAGATCGAGTTCAACCTCGTCGACGACGAGGGACGCCCCTCGCTGAAGTCGGCGCAGGCGCTCGAGGCGATCGCCGACCCGTCGTTCCAGACCGAGCTCGCCCAGTTCAACCTGGAGATCAACATCCCGCCGCGACCGCTGCACGCCCGCGGCGCGACGCAGTACGAGCACGACCTGCGCACGAGCCTCAACCACGCCGAGGAGCGCGCCAGCGAGGTCGACGCCCACATGGTGATGATCGGCATCCTGCCGACCCTGGAGCCGGGCCACCTGAGCCCGTCCAAGATCAGCCCCAACCCGCGCTACAAGCTGCTCAGCGACCAGATCCTGGCGGCACGCGGCGAGGACCTCGTCATCGACGTGCAGGGCCGCGAGCGGCTTCAGACGACCTCGGACTCGATCATGCCGGAGGCCGCGTGCACCAGCACGCAGCTGCACGCCCAGGTCAGCCCGGACGACTTCGCGGCCTACTGGAACGCCTCCCAGGTGATCAGCGGCATCCAGCTCGCCGTCGGCGCCAACTCGCCGTTCCTGCTCGGCCGCCAGCTGTGGCACGAGACCCGGATCCCGCTGTTCGAGCAGGCCACCGACACCCGCAGCGAGGAGCTCAAGGAGCAGGGCGTGCGTCCCCGGGTCTGGTTCGGCGAGCGCTGGATCACCTCGATCTTCGACCTGTTCGAGGAGAACGTCCGCTACTTCCCCGCGCTGCTGCCGATCACCGAGGACGAGGACCCCGTCGAGGTGCTGGAGAGCGGCGGGACGCCGTCGCTGGCCGAGCTGAAGCTGCACAACGGCACGATCTACCGCTGGAACCGACCGGTCTACGACGTCGTGGACGGCGTGCCGCACCTGCGGGTCGAGAACCGCGTGCTGGCCGCCGGCCCGACGGTCGTGGACACGATGGCCAACGCCGCCCTCTACTTCGGCCTGGTGCGCGCGCTGGCCGAGGACGACCGTCCGGTGTGGTCGCGGATGTCCTTCTCGGCCGCGGAGGAGAACTTCCACGTCGCCGCCCAGCACGGCATCGACGCGCGGGTCTACTGGCCGGGTGTGGGCGAGGTCCCGGCCACCGAGCTGCTGCTGCGCCGGCTGCTGCCGGTCGCCCGGGACGGCCTCACCCGGTGGGGCGTCGACGGCGACGAGGCCGACCGGCTGCTCGGGATCATCGAGCAGCGGTGCGTGCTGCAGCGCAACGGCGCCTCGTGGACCATCGAGCGCGTGGCCGCCCACGAGGCGGCCGGCACCGACCGCCACGAGTCGCTGCGGCTGACGCTGCAGGAGTACCGCGAGCGGATGCACGCCAACGAGCCCGTCCACACCTGGCCGGTGCCCTCCTAG
- a CDS encoding aldehyde dehydrogenase family protein has translation MSTYTVVDPTTAEAVTEVEMADLAATDAAIERAHEAFASWRAVSPGERARLLRAFAAVVDAHVEELAALEVRNAGHTLGNARWEAGNVRDCLNYYSAAPERLHGRQIPVEGGIDVTFHEPLGVVGIIVPWNFPMPILAWGTAPALAAGNTVVLKPAELTPLTAIRIGELAREAGLPEGVLTVLPGEGPVVGERFVTHPLVRKVCFTGSTRVGKQIMAGAADQVKRVTLELGGKSANIVFDDADLAAAAASAPYAVFDNAGQDCCARSRILVQRSAYDEFLGRLETAVRGMRVTHPGEDPDSEMGPLISAAQQARVQGYVDGAREVAFAGDVPDLPGFWVPPTVVLSHDVAEPVWREEVFGPVVAVMPFDDEAEAVALANDSEYGLSGSIFTRDVGRALRVARGVESGNLSVNSHAAVRYWTPFGGFKQSGLGRELGPDAPEAFTETKNVFISY, from the coding sequence ATGTCCACCTACACCGTGGTCGACCCCACCACCGCCGAGGCGGTCACCGAGGTCGAGATGGCCGACCTGGCCGCCACCGACGCCGCGATCGAGCGGGCGCACGAGGCGTTCGCCTCCTGGCGCGCGGTCTCCCCGGGCGAGCGCGCCCGGCTGCTGCGGGCCTTCGCCGCCGTGGTCGACGCCCACGTCGAGGAGCTGGCCGCGCTCGAGGTGCGCAACGCCGGGCACACCCTGGGCAACGCCCGCTGGGAGGCCGGCAACGTCCGCGACTGCCTGAACTACTACAGCGCCGCCCCGGAGCGGCTCCACGGCCGCCAGATCCCGGTCGAGGGCGGCATCGACGTCACCTTCCACGAGCCGCTCGGCGTCGTCGGCATCATCGTGCCCTGGAACTTCCCGATGCCGATCCTCGCGTGGGGCACGGCCCCGGCCCTGGCCGCGGGCAACACGGTGGTGCTCAAGCCCGCCGAGCTCACCCCGCTGACGGCCATCCGCATCGGCGAGCTGGCCCGCGAGGCCGGGCTGCCCGAGGGCGTGCTCACGGTGCTGCCCGGCGAGGGGCCGGTCGTGGGGGAGCGGTTCGTGACCCACCCGCTGGTGCGCAAGGTCTGCTTCACCGGCTCCACGCGGGTGGGCAAGCAGATCATGGCCGGCGCCGCCGACCAGGTGAAGCGCGTGACGCTGGAGCTCGGCGGCAAGAGCGCCAACATCGTCTTCGACGACGCCGACCTGGCCGCGGCGGCCGCCAGCGCGCCGTACGCCGTGTTCGACAACGCCGGCCAGGACTGCTGCGCCCGCTCGCGGATCCTGGTGCAGCGCTCGGCGTACGACGAGTTCCTCGGCCGCCTCGAGACCGCGGTCCGCGGCATGCGGGTCACCCACCCCGGCGAGGACCCCGACAGCGAGATGGGCCCGCTGATCTCGGCCGCCCAGCAGGCGCGGGTGCAGGGCTACGTCGACGGCGCGCGCGAGGTGGCCTTCGCCGGCGACGTCCCCGACCTCCCGGGCTTCTGGGTGCCGCCGACGGTCGTGCTCAGCCACGACGTGGCCGAGCCGGTGTGGCGCGAGGAGGTCTTCGGCCCCGTCGTGGCGGTGATGCCCTTCGACGACGAGGCCGAGGCGGTCGCGCTGGCCAACGACAGCGAGTACGGCCTGTCGGGCTCGATATTCACCCGCGACGTCGGCCGCGCGCTGCGCGTGGCCCGCGGCGTGGAGTCCGGCAACCTCAGCGTCAACAGCCACGCGGCGGTGCGCTACTGGACGCCCTTCGGCGGCTTCAAGCAGTCCGGCCTCGGTCGCGAGCTCGGACCGGACGCCCCCGAGGCGTTCACCGAGACCAAGAACGTCTTCATCAGCTACTGA
- the pxpA gene encoding 5-oxoprolinase subunit PxpA: MRDVDLNADLGEGVTDDEGLLAVVTSANVACGFHAGDVPTMRAVCEGAVQRGVVVGAQVSYDDREHFGRRHLDVAPEVLRGWVEEQVGTLSELARAAGSEVAYVKPHGALYHRVVDDEEQAAAVLAGSGSLPVLGLPGSAVLRQARAAGRVTVTEGFPDRGYTPAGRLVPRDEPGALVEGADEVAAHAVALARAGGDRAVASLCVHGDSPGAVTAARAVREALAAAGMRVRAWSSS; encoded by the coding sequence CTGCGGGACGTCGACCTGAACGCCGACCTCGGCGAGGGGGTCACCGACGACGAGGGACTCCTCGCCGTGGTCACGAGCGCCAACGTGGCGTGCGGCTTCCACGCCGGTGACGTGCCCACGATGCGTGCGGTGTGCGAGGGCGCGGTGCAGCGCGGCGTGGTCGTGGGGGCGCAGGTCTCCTACGACGACCGCGAGCACTTCGGTCGCCGCCACCTCGACGTCGCCCCCGAGGTGCTGCGGGGATGGGTCGAGGAGCAGGTCGGCACGCTCTCGGAGCTGGCCCGCGCGGCGGGGTCCGAGGTGGCCTACGTCAAGCCGCACGGCGCCCTCTACCACCGCGTCGTCGACGACGAGGAGCAGGCGGCCGCGGTGCTGGCCGGCAGCGGGTCGCTGCCGGTGCTCGGGCTGCCGGGATCGGCGGTGCTGCGGCAGGCCCGCGCGGCCGGTCGGGTGACGGTGACCGAGGGGTTCCCCGACCGTGGCTACACCCCGGCGGGCCGGCTGGTGCCACGCGACGAGCCGGGCGCCCTGGTCGAGGGCGCCGACGAGGTCGCCGCGCACGCGGTGGCCCTGGCCCGCGCCGGGGGCGACCGGGCGGTGGCCTCGCTCTGCGTCCACGGAGACTCTCCCGGGGCCGTCACCGCCGCCCGCGCGGTGCGGGAGGCGCTCGCCGCGGCCGGGATGCGTGTCCGCGCGTGGAGCTCGTCGTGA
- a CDS encoding biotin-dependent carboxyltransferase family protein encodes MTRPEERAITVERLAGLVLLADLGRVGLAHLGVPRSGALDLPAHRLANRLVGNDEAAATLECLGGGLRLRVGAATTVAVTGAQVPVTVDGRPRDWGDAVAVPRGGVVELGRAVVGLRAYLAVAGGVAVEPVLGSRSSDLLSGLGPPRVEEGDELPVGERPGAPRPVGVAVPPRAGDPLELVVGPREDWFDEAALETLGRAAYVVSSASNRVGLRLEGPALGWARSRELPSEGMVLGAVQVPPGGQPVVFLADHPTTGGYPVVGVLDPASVARCAQLAPGDEVRFRLTRP; translated from the coding sequence GTGACTAGGCCGGAGGAGCGGGCGATCACGGTCGAGCGGCTGGCCGGGCTGGTGCTGCTCGCCGACCTCGGTCGTGTCGGCCTCGCCCACCTCGGGGTGCCGCGGTCGGGGGCGCTCGACCTGCCCGCGCACCGGCTGGCCAACCGCCTGGTCGGCAACGACGAGGCCGCGGCGACGCTGGAGTGCCTGGGCGGCGGCCTGCGGCTGCGGGTCGGTGCCGCGACCACGGTCGCGGTCACCGGGGCGCAGGTCCCGGTCACGGTCGACGGACGTCCCCGCGACTGGGGCGACGCCGTCGCGGTCCCGCGCGGCGGGGTCGTCGAGCTGGGGCGGGCCGTGGTCGGCCTGCGCGCCTACCTCGCGGTCGCCGGCGGCGTGGCCGTGGAGCCGGTGCTGGGGTCGCGCTCCTCCGACCTGCTCTCGGGGCTGGGGCCGCCCCGCGTCGAGGAGGGTGACGAGCTGCCGGTGGGGGAGCGTCCGGGCGCGCCGCGGCCCGTGGGCGTGGCCGTCCCGCCCCGTGCCGGCGACCCGCTGGAGCTGGTCGTGGGTCCGCGCGAGGACTGGTTCGACGAGGCCGCCCTGGAGACGCTCGGCCGGGCGGCGTACGTCGTGAGCAGCGCGTCGAACCGCGTCGGGCTGCGCCTGGAGGGACCGGCGCTGGGGTGGGCCCGGTCACGGGAGCTGCCCAGCGAGGGGATGGTGCTCGGCGCCGTGCAGGTCCCGCCCGGGGGCCAGCCGGTGGTGTTCCTCGCCGACCACCCCACGACCGGCGGCTACCCCGTGGTCGGCGTGCTCGACCCGGCCTCGGTGGCGCGCTGCGCGCAGCTCGCGCCCGGCGACGAGGTGAGGTTCCGGCTCACCCGTCCGTGA
- the pxpB gene encoding 5-oxoprolinase subunit PxpB has product MTGPPTPLRVGRDALLLECAGPEQVRATAAAALARRESGLLVCDEVVPGAATVLLDGVVDRNAVLAELGTWADVEVVDDEDRAVELPVAYDGPDLDEVARLTGLSTSEVVDLHLSTELRVAFCGFAPGFAYLAGLPEVLHVPRRDEPRTRVPAGAVGLAGEFCGVYPRESPGGWQLLGTTRTTLWDPSSAEPALLRPGTAVRFTRD; this is encoded by the coding sequence GTGACCGGCCCCCCGACGCCGCTGCGGGTCGGCCGCGACGCGCTGCTGCTCGAGTGCGCGGGGCCGGAGCAGGTCCGCGCGACCGCGGCCGCCGCGCTGGCCCGTCGCGAGTCCGGGCTGCTGGTGTGCGACGAGGTCGTGCCGGGCGCCGCGACCGTGCTGCTCGACGGGGTCGTCGACCGCAACGCGGTCCTCGCGGAGCTGGGCACGTGGGCGGACGTCGAGGTCGTCGACGACGAGGACCGGGCGGTCGAGCTGCCGGTCGCCTACGACGGGCCCGACCTCGACGAGGTGGCCCGGCTGACCGGGCTCTCGACGTCGGAGGTGGTCGACCTGCACCTCTCGACCGAGCTGCGGGTCGCCTTCTGCGGCTTCGCGCCGGGGTTCGCCTACCTCGCGGGCCTGCCGGAGGTCCTGCACGTGCCACGGCGCGACGAGCCCCGGACGCGGGTCCCGGCCGGCGCCGTGGGCCTGGCCGGCGAGTTCTGCGGGGTCTACCCGCGGGAGTCGCCGGGCGGCTGGCAGCTGCTCGGCACGACGCGGACGACGCTGTGGGACCCCTCGTCGGCGGAGCCCGCGCTGCTGCGTCCCGGCACCGCGGTGAGGTTCACCCGTGACTAG